AAACAGAAGAACACGATCGGAGGCTCGgatagaaagagaaaggaaaacgTGAAAATAACGACAACCACACAAACCTATTTATAGGGGGAccatgtgacacgtggcagtgccaGAACCCTACGATCACACTCAGATCAACGGTCCACACTTCGCGACGCTTCAAATCATAACTGCCAGGCACGATCTACGAGGCAAAAGTAACCGTTGAAGAACTGGCGGCCAATTAGCACTACGGCCCCTATAAACCTCCTCGCTTCGTTTCCATCGCTCGAGGCTGGGGGGGCTTGTGTACTATATGTCCAATCGGTCAATCGGCCAAATCCGCCAATCGAACCAGATTTTATAAACTCCGAAAAGCAACGATAAGATCTGTCGGCCAAACGGTCTGGTAAACAAGGGcccatcggtccatcggtaaAACAGCAGCGATGGACCTCCTAACCTCAAGGAcccatcggtccatcggtaaAACAGCAGCGATGGACCTTCTAACCTCAAGGGCCCATCGGTTCATCGTTAAAACAGCAGCGATGGACCTTCTAACCTTAAGGGCCCATCGGTTCATCGATAAAACAGCAGCGATGGACCTTCTAACCTCAAGGGcccatcggtccatcggtaaAACAGCAACGATGGACCTTCTAACCTCAAGGACCCATCGGTTCATCGGTGAAACAGCAGTGATGGACCTTCTAACGCACCTGTCGGCTGATCGGTAAAACACAGATCATTAGCTTGTTAAAAACAGAATGTCATTAACCCAGCCAAGCGGCCATCGGTCGCACGGTTAAATAACCTAAGTCATATTAATTAACGTTAAACGAGTCAGTAATCTTCATTAGAAGgtcattgggccgtgattaagaaaccctaattacAGGCCCATGTCGAAggctataaatagggcccaaaggtaggttggtgagaaTCTTGatttcgcatttattacaacagATATATTGATACACCGATCGGCCCtttactgacttaagcatcggagtacTTTAGACAAGTACCCCGATCGTCATCCCAGCCGATCGAGCTAAGGAGTGGATTTCGCTGAAGCTACTGGTGTGGAGAAGGATAGCGCAGGTTGGAGAGGTTCTTTTAGTAGACTTTCGGTCCCTATCCCGAAACAATTCTTAAAATATGTGAATCGTGAGGAACCCcgtaaaataagataaaatccTATATTTAGTCTAAGTTCTAACATTAAAAAGGTAGTGTAAATTAAGTAagcatattaataatttaaaaaggaaatataaataattaaaaactaaactcGCATAACTTGTTTTAATATTGTTCTCTTTTAGAATTTAATGACAATATTTTACACTTGAATACTGTTTCATACATATTTTGAACTAAAGTTAGAGTTTGATGTCAAAAGTTCTTGTAATAAGATGGTCTATTAAATATCAAAgaatagttataataaaaatttaataacaagtAAAAGTAACACTCAAACATGATTAAccttgtattaaaataaaaaaatatgcaggttaaaaataaatttattgaacaaAAGGCATTCAAAATGCACCTTCTATACAAAggaaagtaattaattttaaaaatatgaaattaaactcAGTTTTGACCAAATATTTAGACTTTTAGATTTCTTTTCACCTATGTATCCTGAATCATGTAATAATTGTGATTCAAactagaaaaagagagagaaaagtcAAATTCAATTTAAACACCAAATCAAACCcatcttgttttttcttctgaTTCCAAAGCTTCAGTGTGAACTGTTCAAAAGATCCTTCTCAGATTCAATTCaacaaatcaaaacaaaatgcAAAACTCTAGCGAAAATTCTCCAGCTTCCCCTGGGCCGGTGGACCCGGTGCCGTTCCTCCCACAGAGCCGCCAAGTCGCCCGCCGTGCTCCACTGCGGACGGCGGCGAGGTTCTTCCGGCGCGCGAGCGGGCGGCGCCTTATGCTGGGAGAGGCTTCGGTGCGCGTGCGGGAAGCGGCTGCGGCCGAGGTGGAGGAGCGGCAGAGCGAGTGGGCGTACTCGCGGCCGGTGGTGGCGGTGGACGTCCTGTGGAACACGGCGTTTCTGGTGATCGGCGCGTCGGTGCTGTGGCGGAGCGCTGCGGAGGAGCCGAGCGTTCCTCTCAGGACGTGGATTTTGGGGTATTTGGTGCAGGGCATGGTCCACTCTCTCTGCGTCCTGGTTGAGTTCCGAAGGAGAATGATGAGTGGGAACAATTTCCGTTCCAATGTGCCAAACCATGTTCAATGGAGCTTCAGTTCTGACAGTGACCAAGAGTTTTATTATTACGAATCCTCTCTGCAGGGTGATGAAAACAGGTACCAACTCTTATGATCATTTAATACTTCGGATTGTAcacaaaattttatcaacagaacatttcatctttttataaatgattatagGTAAAGTCCATTGATTAAGCATGTTTGTCtgattaaagaaataatttagtTGGACAGTGTACACATTATTACCAAGTGTTTATACACCACATTATATAActtgtatatataaaaatattagcaGCTGGTAAGTATAATTTAACTACAAATGTACAATATCATGTTATAAGTTGTGTATTATAGTAGTCAATTATAAGGTCTTTCttgactataattttttttgttattgttgtattgcaatttttaagtataaaatGCACAATCTATATTTAGTCAGAGATTCATcgaattaaattgtaaaattgattGGACTTTAATTGgattatatcataattttattttatttttataggaaAAAACATACATTTCCTTGGGTCCTTTAGAACACTAGTAGCTCCCTGGGCACATGATGATTTATTATCAATACCATAGTATTTGGTCGTTTATCTTTTGTTAGTTTGCATTTTCCTTTCTTAGTTTAGTGTAGCAAACTATAATATGTTTggtaaaaaaagtttgaaatttgaGTTAAAGGAAAgataggagaaaaaaaattgaattttatttctgtagatttttttatctttttaatttttatattttcttggATCAAATGAAAGCAAATGCattgtcatattttttctttctcgtTCGAACATGGGTAATTGGTGAAAACCCGAgatttgttcattttttatctttgtttcttATTTATGGATTATATACTTTTCCCACGTAGAtgattttctttctaaatatagaagaaaagtgaaaataataggatataTTTATTACCAGACTGGAACAGATGGACCTTTAAATTGTGAAACGGCTACAGTGGATGTCCTGTTTGTCTGTGCAAACTCGTGATGAATTTAATGAGAAATTTGTTTGTGGTTTGAAATAATGCTTTGAAGGACAGTACCATACACGTTATTTCACGAGTGTGTGGTTTTCGCCATCTGAATGTGTAAGAAAGATCATTCTGGACGGTTAGAGTGACAATGAATGAAAGCGGTATAAAGGGAAGAAATTGAAACTAACAAGATTTAGAATCATTCAGTTATGCATTGTTTCATGTCTTGATGCATTTTCATTCTCTACTATCCGTTTCAATTCCTCCAATATAACCGCATCACTAAATTCTGTTCATAAAGAGAGTATCTTTCGGAGAGTAGTTTATCTTTTGTTGTTTACCTTACGCAAGGTTGTAAACTTACTGTTTGTTGTTTTGTCAGCATCATAAAACACATAGAGTCAGCAAATACCATGCTTTCATTCATATGGTGGACTGTTGGAGTCTACTGGGTAACTCTTGGTGGCCAGAGTTTGACAACGGATGCACCTCAACTTTACTGGTTAGTTGGAATTAATCTGTAACAACATATATTGGTTAAATTATACGGATATATAGTTAATACCTTGAAGGATTTAATCATCATGCATGTTGTGTCATGCAGGGTCTGTATCGCATTTCTTTCTTTCGACGTTGTGATTGTACTGATCTGTGTTGCTGTTGCATGCCTTATTGGTATTGCTGTTTGCTGTTGTCTACCATGCATCCTTGCTCTCCTGTACGCAGTCACAGATCAGGTTGTAATGCATTCTGCAACCCATCtttatatatcattaaaaaaaaatctcttctGTCCCTTCAGTTCGTAAATCTCTATGATTTCAACAAATTCATCAATGTCGAATCATggatttattttcaattttgtttcattccCTTTTGTGCATTCGTCATATTCTTTTTCTCCAACCTTTAAGTACTTAATTTTGATCTTTGATTGGAAACAGGAAGGGGCAACGAAGGAAGAGATTGACCAGTTGCCAAAATATAAGTTCAGAATAATAAAAGAAGGTGATATTGAAGAATCTTCAAGAGGAATAATGATCGAATCTGAGACTGGGACAGCCACCGAACATGTTGTTGCCTTAGAGGATGCAGTAAGTTCCTACtgttttttagaataaaatgaTCCTATCCTCCAAATGTTATGATTTGAATACATATCTTTTTGTGTTAAGATTTCTTTCTTCCCCTCACATTCCAgcctaattttaaatttgtctcaaaattttagttatatatacacacactatGAATTCgctcattttaaattattttttctgcttaaatttgttactttttatattttctatttatttaagttaatttacatatttttattatgattttgtttctttttgttttttttaaaaaacatgcaAATTTAGGCATAGTGTTTCTGGATACTTGCTAGCCAGTTATATATTCCTGTAAGCTCTTGCGCATATATATAGATCCTTGCTATATTTTCTTATtccttcataaaaaaaaaatataaaacaaaataaaacaagcattaatacttttttttataggaATTAAGAGGATTTGCATAAAAGTTACGGACggatttaaaattattctttccGTATAACATTTGCAAATATCTAAATCGTgtcaaaacaaatatatgtttagattattattgtttaattgttgGAAGGAACTCCTCATTTTTTTGGAAAAAGTTGTAGCTTTTAGGTACATTTAGAATACTTAAAACATGAACTAAactctttatatttttggtgtACTGAGtctatttgaaatataaacatattacTGGTTGAAGtttggatattttttattaaagccGTGGCTACCTTTATAATGCTTAGCCTGCTGCACCAGGTAGCTGTATATTTTTGATGGATGGCTTCACACTTTCACTTTCTGAATTTGGAAgagaaaaattcatttttgcTAAAAAAGAAATCCCACTTCTGACATGAATGATTGTGGTATAATGACAGGAATGCTGTATCTGTCTCTCGCCATATGATGATGGTGCTGAAATCAGAGAACTTCCTTGCAACCACCGTTTTCATTGCGCTTGCATAGACAAATGGCTGCTAATCAATGCTACCTGCCCTCTCTGCAAGCTTGACATTTTGGTTGGCAACCACCATCATGAAGTTTGAACAGGTTCCTTTTTTCATTGCATTGATTAGTAGGAAAACAGAGCACTTTTGACATCGCTCTGTTTTCTGTGCCGTGTATATCTCTCCCCTAATCATGTTGGGAACAGTTTGTTTCCACTTACATGTGTATTAACTATTAAGAACATAAGCCTTCTCACTTAAGCTTATGACATGACCAGATAGACACGATGCCTTATACTAGGAAAATAGTATTTATTGCACAAGGTTTCACACCTGTTCTGTATAACTGTATATCTTGCGATGCCAAGGTCGTGGAGGCTTGAATGAGAATATCCAAATCCGTGTACATTGTTGGATTGGACCTACGATTTCTGTacagcaaaaataaaatttattgtgatttcCATGCgattgtttttttgttgttgttttactcCTTCGAAGTCTTCAAGATAAAATATGATGAttactacatttttttttcatgcatgGTTATTAGTGGCTGTAATGCTGAAATCTCTCTATTGATGGGTTTCTAATATCCATCTCTTTTTTGTGTGAGATCTTCTAGCTTCCTCCTATTTGGGAGCGATGTTaccttcatatattttgtttgctTGAGAAGATAGAAATATGTAACATGAAAataaatgggttaaatatgtttttggtccctcaagtattagtaaattttggaattagtccctcatcaaaattttataccaatttagtccttcatcttttaaaatgcgtgaatttagtccttttaaccaaattttgttaagtttatttgacgtttcaagcgtatttcatgatagtatttaagttaacattgaaacaaaaatgtgtcaaacaatataaataatttaaatactatcatgaaatgcgtttgaaacgtcaaaaaaacttaacaaaatttagttaaaaggactaaattctcgcattttgaaagatgaaggactaaattggtcaaaagttttgaagagggactaattccaattttcactgaaacttgagggtcCAAAAACAATTTAACCCAAAATAAATTGGTAGAGTATATGAGAGAACTGAAAAGTAGGGTAAAATTAAGAGATGATtggttgaaaaagaaaagagaaaaggtgagaaaaagagagataaaTAAAAGTTGGCGACATATAGTATAAAGGTcgtaatatttgtttaaattatttttcttctttattttacaCCAAACACCTATATTAATTCTATCCTTATTCAGCATCTCATTTTTTTCAACCAAATGCACCGTTAAAATCAGTCTCTATGAATGATGAAATCTTGTGGAAGTTGAGATCTCTTGCCATGGTTTTGCCCTACTTCTCCCAAAAGATAGAATTCCTTCAAGCTCCATAAAGGAAAATTGTTATGTTGTCCTTTTGCATGTTTAAGTTGTGGCTTGATAATTGTTTTACTAAGCACGGTGTAAAGAGTATATCATATAATGTTCAATCCATTGACGGGGCATGTGTAAGGGTGGATATCTATAGTTTGAATAATAACATAACACATACACGGTCTTGAATCTAGAGTAACTAAATTGAGTTCAATCATACTCAACTAGTTCACAAGTACGTACTTACGTGGCTTGACTTGAAGAGTATATACCTCAAACCTAAATTATGGAAGGTACAATCTATTAactctcattatttttttatatctcaaTTTTTAAGTACTCATCTTACACTTCacttatttctcttttaatttgatcATATTACTTACTAATTTCTTTTGTGTGCTCAAAATAACATGTGTTAGAAGTAGAAGACGATACGAAGAACAtacacaaaaattttaaaacctgtcTTTTTCTCAACAAACAttgactgtttttttttttggtacatTATAAACTCATTCATCCGTGTATAGTTAAAGAGACTATTGACACCCGAAATACAGAGGTGAACAAA
This region of Vigna unguiculata cultivar IT97K-499-35 chromosome 5, ASM411807v1, whole genome shotgun sequence genomic DNA includes:
- the LOC114183449 gene encoding E3 ubiquitin-protein ligase At1g63170-like; protein product: MQNSSENSPASPGPVDPVPFLPQSRQVARRAPLRTAARFFRRASGRRLMLGEASVRVREAAAAEVEERQSEWAYSRPVVAVDVLWNTAFLVIGASVLWRSAAEEPSVPLRTWILGYLVQGMVHSLCVLVEFRRRMMSGNNFRSNVPNHVQWSFSSDSDQEFYYYESSLQGDENSIIKHIESANTMLSFIWWTVGVYWVTLGGQSLTTDAPQLYWVCIAFLSFDVVIVLICVAVACLIGIAVCCCLPCILALLYAVTDQEGATKEEIDQLPKYKFRIIKEGDIEESSRGIMIESETGTATEHVVALEDAECCICLSPYDDGAEIRELPCNHRFHCACIDKWLLINATCPLCKLDILVGNHHHEV